The following are encoded together in the Glycine soja cultivar W05 chromosome 5, ASM419377v2, whole genome shotgun sequence genome:
- the LOC114411225 gene encoding uncharacterized protein LOC114411225, whose product MDDMFIASQNLLAIQKMKSQPRSEFEMKDIRAIEKILGIEIKRDQVQKKLFLCQKLTSKKEYMSHVPYASVVGSLMCLKGTTDIGLVYHRDMSCALVGYSNSDYTTYLDVRRSVIAYTFTIGNSLVS is encoded by the exons ATGGATGACATGTTCATAGCATCTCAAAATTTGTTGGCAATTCAGAAGATGAAGTCACAACCTAGAagtgaatttgagatgaagGACATAAGAGCTATTGAAAAGATTTTGGGCATTGAGATTAAGAGGGATCAAGTCCAAAAGAAGCTCTTTCTGTGTCAGAAG TTAACATCAAAGAAGGAATACATGTCTCATGTTCCTTATGCAAGTGTTGTAGGTAGTCTCAT GTGCCTTAAGGGTACAACTGATATTGGACTTGTCTACCATAGAGACATGTCATGTGCTCTCGTTGGTTACTCAAATTCTGACTATACTACATATTTGGATGTAAGGAGATCTGTGATTGCATACACATTCACAATTGGAAATTCTCTTGTTAGTTAG